One region of Armigeres subalbatus isolate Guangzhou_Male chromosome 3, GZ_Asu_2, whole genome shotgun sequence genomic DNA includes:
- the LOC134221982 gene encoding uncharacterized protein LOC134221982, producing MEQSAEKRKNIGAEKHSEKLIQRCIEYVRTGKKTLYTACKMLKLPLSTIRYRLSGRWKNKNVTGPRSVLSAEEEHKIVQWLIGMQQRGFPVSRRTLVFKVAEFLTENPRETPFKNNRPGRKWFKSFMRRNPGLSLRTPEAVSSASSRVSEEDIKGWFQTTSDWLEKENLLFVLEYPERVFNGDETSFYLHPKSREVIAKTGSRNVYEVEQAPGRGIGQSERGWMDVNKFRQYIHNIFHPYLVQHNVELPVVFFVDGHASHTSVEVADLCQSLGIILISLYPNTTHITQPADVAVFKPLKDEWRREVEQWRFENQENDQSVTCTLQTTTDSMELHSSAFEVDDHRTSPLPQSMLPTNTESSCESTTLLLLTAQHRISIDINKIVQAVDMIGSRTLKRIQ from the exons ATGGAGCAATCTGCTGAGAAACGCAAAAATATTGGAGCGGAAAAACATTCGGAGAAGCTCATTCAACGATGTATCGAGTACGTGAGAACCGGAAAGAAAACGCTTTATACGGCATGTAAGATGCTGAAACTTCCACTTTCTACAATCCGATACCGGCTGAGCGGCCgctggaaaaataaaaatgtaaccGGGCCTCGTTCTGTGTTGTCTGCAGAAGAAGAGCATAAGATAGTGCAGTGGCTTATTGGGATGCAGCAGCGTGGATTTCCTGTTTCCCGGAGGACTTTGGTGTTCAAGGTTGCCGAGTTTTTGACGGAGAATCCAAGAGAAACGCCTTTCAAAAACAACCGCCCTG GAAGAAAATGGTTCAAGTCGTTCATGCGCCGCAATCCTGGTTTATCTTTGCGAACACCAGAAGCGGTGTCTTCCGCCAGTTCACGAGTAAGCGAGGAAGATATTAAAGGATGGTTCCAGACAACATCGGATTGGctggaaaaagaaaatttgctctttgttttAGAATATCCTGAACGGGTCTTCAACGGGGATGAAACGTCCTTTTATTTGCATCCAAAGTCACGAGAAGTGATAGCCAAAACTGGATCTCGCAACGTTTACGAGGTTGAACAGGCACCCGGGAGGGGCATAGGACAGAGCGAGAGGGGTTGGATGGATGTCAACAAATTTCGACAGTACATTCACAACATATTTCATCCATATCTCGTGCAACATAATGTGGAACTGCCGGTTGTGTTTTTCGTCGACGGACATGCATCCCACACATCTGTAGAAGTAGCTGATCTTTGCCAGTCTTTGGGAATAATTCTCATCTCCCTATACCCGAACACAACACATATTACTCAACCAGCCGATGTTGCAGTATTTAAACCGTTGAAGGACGAATGGAGGCGTGAAGTGGAACAGTGGCGATTTGAGAATCAAG AAAATGATCAATCAGTCACATGTACATTACAAACTACGACAGACTCAATGGAACTACATTCATCGGCTTTTGAAGTTGATGACCACAGAACATCACCACTGCCACAAAGTATGCTACCTACAAATACTGAATCGTCCTGTGAATCAACAACTCTATTATTACTAACAGCACAACATCGCATTTCCATAGATataaacaaaatcgttcaagcTGTTGACATGATTGGATCAAGAACGTTAAAAAGAATTCAGTGA